A single region of the Enterobacter cloacae complex sp. R_G8 genome encodes:
- a CDS encoding nucleoside triphosphate pyrophosphatase — MPNLVLASTSPYRRILLEKLGIPFECAAPDVDETPQPGESPRHLVTRLAKEKAQSLAARYPSHLIIGSDQVCVLDGVITGKPHTEENACKQLMQARGNIVTFYTGLALYNSAAGHLQTECEPFDVHFRHLSEQEIIDYVRRERPLNCAGSFKSEGLGIALFEKLEGRDPNTLVGLPLIALCQMLRREACNPLTA, encoded by the coding sequence ATGCCAAATCTCGTTCTCGCTTCCACGTCTCCCTACCGCCGAATATTGCTGGAAAAGCTCGGGATCCCGTTTGAGTGCGCCGCGCCGGACGTTGACGAGACGCCACAACCTGGCGAGTCACCGCGTCATCTAGTGACCCGTCTGGCGAAAGAAAAAGCCCAGTCGCTTGCCGCACGATACCCTTCGCATTTGATTATAGGCTCCGATCAGGTTTGTGTACTGGATGGCGTCATTACCGGTAAGCCGCACACCGAAGAGAACGCCTGTAAACAGCTTATGCAGGCGCGAGGTAATATTGTTACCTTCTATACCGGCCTCGCACTCTATAACTCCGCCGCGGGCCACCTGCAGACCGAATGCGAGCCGTTTGATGTCCATTTCCGGCACCTGAGTGAGCAAGAAATCATAGATTATGTGCGTCGTGAACGGCCGCTAAACTGTGCGGGCAGTTTTAAAAGTGAAGGTCTTGGGATTGCGCTGTTCGAAAAACTGGAGGGGCGTGATCCGAACACGCTGGTGGGCTTGCCGCTGATAGCGCTGTGCCAGATGTTAAGACGCGAAGCGTGTAATCCGCTGACGGCGTGA
- the rpmF gene encoding 50S ribosomal protein L32, which produces MAVQQNKPTRSKRGMRRSHDALTAVTSLSVDKTSGEKHLRHHITADGFYRGRKVITK; this is translated from the coding sequence ATGGCCGTACAACAGAATAAACCAACCCGTTCCAAACGTGGCATGCGTCGTTCCCATGACGCGCTGACTGCAGTTACCAGCCTGTCTGTAGACAAGACTTCTGGTGAGAAACACCTGCGTCACCACATCACTGCTGACGGTTTCTACCGCGGCCGCAAGGTTATCACTAAGTAA
- the fabG gene encoding 3-oxoacyl-ACP reductase FabG, translating into MSFEGKIALVTGASRGIGRAIAETLAARGAKVIGTATSENGAKAISDYLGANGKGLVLNVTEPASIESVLENIRAEFGEVDILVNNAGITRDNLLMRMKDDEWNDIIETNLSSVFRLSKAVMRAMMKKRHGRIITVGSVVGTMGNAGQANYAAAKAGLIGFSKSLAREVASRGITVNVVAPGFIETDMTRALTDEQRAGTLAAVPAGRLGDPKEIASAVAFLASDEAGYITGETLHVNGGMYMV; encoded by the coding sequence ATGAGTTTTGAAGGAAAAATTGCCCTGGTCACTGGCGCTAGCCGCGGTATCGGGCGCGCCATTGCTGAAACACTGGCCGCGCGCGGCGCGAAAGTGATTGGTACAGCAACCAGCGAGAATGGCGCGAAGGCCATCAGCGACTATCTGGGTGCGAACGGTAAAGGTCTGGTACTGAATGTGACTGAGCCTGCATCTATCGAATCTGTTCTGGAAAATATTCGCGCAGAGTTTGGCGAAGTGGATATTCTGGTCAATAATGCCGGGATCACTCGCGATAACCTGTTGATGCGAATGAAAGACGACGAGTGGAACGATATTATCGAAACCAACCTGTCATCTGTATTCCGTCTGTCAAAAGCGGTAATGCGCGCTATGATGAAAAAGCGTCATGGTCGTATTATCACTGTCGGTTCTGTGGTTGGTACCATGGGAAATGCTGGTCAGGCTAACTACGCTGCGGCGAAAGCAGGTCTGATTGGTTTCAGTAAGTCGCTGGCGCGTGAAGTCGCGTCCCGCGGTATTACTGTAAACGTTGTTGCTCCGGGCTTTATTGAAACGGACATGACGCGTGCGCTGACTGATGAGCAGCGTGCGGGTACGCTGGCAGCTGTTCCAGCGGGCCGCTTAGGCGACCCTAAAGAAATTGCCAGCGCGGTTGCATTTTTAGCCTCTGACGAAGCGGGTTACATCACTGGTGAGACCCTCCACGTCAACGGCGGGATGTATATGGTTTAA
- the yceD gene encoding 23S rRNA accumulation protein YceD, whose amino-acid sequence MQKVKLPLTLDPVRTAQKRLDYEGIYTSDQAERIAESVVSVDSDVECSMSFAIDNQRLAVLTGDAKVTVTLECQRCGKPFTQHVHTTYCFSPVRSDEQAEALPEAYEPIEVNEFGEIDLLALVEDEIILTLPVVPVHDSEHCEVSEADMVFGELPDEAQKPNPFAVLASLKRK is encoded by the coding sequence ATGCAAAAGGTAAAATTACCCCTGACTCTTGATCCGGTTCGTACGGCTCAAAAACGCCTCGATTATGAAGGTATCTATACTTCCGATCAGGCTGAGCGTATTGCCGAATCCGTAGTCAGTGTGGACAGTGATGTGGAATGCTCCATGTCGTTCGCTATCGATAACCAGCGCCTTGCCGTTTTAACCGGTGATGCAAAGGTGACGGTAACGCTCGAATGTCAGCGTTGCGGGAAACCGTTCACACAGCATGTTCACACAACGTATTGTTTCAGTCCGGTTCGTTCTGACGAACAGGCTGAGGCACTCCCGGAAGCGTATGAGCCGATTGAGGTTAACGAATTCGGTGAAATCGATCTTCTGGCTCTGGTTGAAGATGAAATCATCCTCACCTTGCCAGTGGTTCCGGTGCATGATTCTGAACACTGTGAAGTGTCCGAGGCGGACATGGTCTTTGGGGAACTGCCTGATGAAGCGCAAAAACCAAACCCATTTGCCGTATTAGCCAGCTTAAAGCGTAAGTAA
- a CDS encoding beta-ketoacyl-ACP synthase III, with translation MYTKIIGTGSYLPTQVRTNADLEKMVDTSDEWIVTRTGIRERRIAAPDETVSTMGYEAAQRAIEMAGIDKEQIGLIVVATTSATHAFPSAACQVQNMLGIKGCPAFDVAAACAGFTYALSIADQYVKSGAVKYALVIGADVLARTCDPTDRGTIIIFGDGAGAVLLGQSEEPGIISTHLHADGSYGELLTLPNADRVNPDNSIYLTMAGNEVFKVAVTELAHIVDETLEANNLERTALDWLVPHQANLRIISATAKKLGMSMDNVVVTLDRHGNTSAASVPCAFDEAVRDGRIKRGQLVLLEAFGGGFTWGSALVRF, from the coding sequence ATGTATACGAAGATTATTGGTACCGGCAGCTATCTGCCAACACAAGTGCGAACCAACGCCGATCTGGAAAAAATGGTAGATACGTCTGACGAGTGGATTGTCACGCGCACAGGTATCCGTGAACGTCGTATCGCCGCGCCAGACGAAACCGTGTCCACCATGGGTTACGAAGCCGCACAGCGTGCTATCGAAATGGCGGGCATCGATAAAGAACAGATTGGTTTGATCGTGGTCGCCACGACATCTGCCACACATGCTTTCCCAAGCGCAGCGTGCCAGGTGCAGAATATGCTCGGTATTAAAGGCTGCCCGGCGTTTGACGTTGCCGCAGCCTGCGCAGGTTTCACCTATGCATTGAGCATTGCCGATCAGTATGTAAAATCCGGCGCGGTGAAGTATGCGCTGGTGATCGGGGCTGACGTGCTGGCGCGTACCTGCGATCCAACCGATCGTGGAACGATCATTATTTTTGGTGATGGTGCGGGTGCCGTACTGCTGGGCCAGTCTGAAGAGCCGGGCATCATCTCCACGCATCTGCATGCTGACGGTAGCTATGGCGAACTGCTGACGCTGCCTAACGCCGACCGTGTGAATCCGGACAACTCTATCTACCTGACCATGGCAGGTAACGAGGTGTTTAAGGTTGCAGTGACGGAGCTGGCACACATTGTTGATGAAACGCTGGAAGCCAATAACCTTGAACGCACTGCACTCGACTGGCTGGTGCCGCATCAGGCGAACCTGCGTATTATCAGTGCGACCGCGAAAAAGCTGGGCATGTCGATGGATAACGTTGTGGTGACGCTCGATCGCCACGGCAATACCTCTGCGGCGTCAGTACCGTGCGCCTTTGATGAAGCGGTACGTGACGGACGAATCAAACGGGGCCAGTTGGTCTTGCTTGAAGCCTTCGGTGGCGGGTTCACCTGGGGTTCCGCGCTGGTTCGTTTCTAG
- the fabF gene encoding beta-ketoacyl-ACP synthase II has product MSKRRVVVTGLGMLSPVGNTVESTWKALLAGQSGISLIDHFDTSAYATKFAGLVKDFNCEEIISRKEQRKMDAFIQYGIVAGVQAMQDSGLEITEENASRIGAAIGSGIGGLGLIEENHTSLMNGGPRKISPFFVPSTIVNMVAGHLTIMFGLRGPSISIATACTSGVHNIGQAARIIAYGDADAMVAGGAEKASTPLGVGGFGAARALSTRNDNPQAASRPWDKDRDGFVLGDGAGMLVLEEYEHAKKRGAKIYAEVVGFGMSSDAYHMTSPPENGAGAALAMENAIRDAGITPAQIGYVNAHGTSTPAGDKAEAQAVKSIFGESASRVLVSSTKSMTGHLLGAAGAVESIYSILALRDQAVPPTINLDNPDDGCDLDFVPHEARQVSGMEYTLCNSFGFGGTNGSLIFKKI; this is encoded by the coding sequence GTGTCTAAGCGTCGTGTAGTTGTGACCGGACTTGGCATGTTGTCTCCTGTCGGCAATACCGTAGAGTCCACCTGGAAAGCTCTCCTTGCCGGTCAGAGCGGCATCAGCCTAATCGACCATTTCGATACTAGCGCCTATGCAACGAAATTTGCTGGCTTAGTAAAGGATTTTAACTGTGAAGAGATCATCTCGCGTAAAGAACAGCGCAAGATGGATGCCTTCATTCAATATGGAATTGTCGCTGGCGTTCAGGCCATGCAGGATTCTGGCCTTGAAATTACGGAAGAGAACGCAAGCCGTATCGGTGCCGCTATCGGCTCCGGGATTGGCGGTCTTGGCCTGATTGAGGAAAACCATACATCTCTGATGAATGGCGGACCGCGTAAAATCAGCCCGTTCTTCGTTCCGTCCACGATTGTTAATATGGTGGCGGGTCACCTGACCATCATGTTCGGTCTGCGTGGGCCAAGCATTTCTATCGCGACTGCATGTACCTCTGGCGTGCATAACATCGGCCAGGCCGCGCGTATCATTGCGTACGGCGATGCAGATGCTATGGTGGCGGGCGGTGCTGAAAAAGCCAGTACCCCGCTTGGCGTGGGTGGCTTTGGTGCTGCGCGTGCTCTGTCTACCCGCAACGATAATCCTCAGGCGGCAAGCCGTCCGTGGGATAAAGACCGTGACGGTTTCGTGCTGGGTGATGGTGCGGGTATGCTCGTTCTGGAAGAGTACGAACATGCGAAAAAACGTGGTGCGAAAATTTATGCTGAAGTCGTTGGCTTTGGTATGAGTAGCGATGCCTATCACATGACGTCACCGCCGGAAAATGGCGCAGGCGCTGCGCTGGCCATGGAAAACGCGATTCGCGATGCGGGTATCACTCCTGCGCAAATCGGATACGTTAACGCGCACGGTACCTCTACCCCTGCGGGCGATAAAGCAGAAGCTCAGGCTGTGAAGTCTATCTTCGGCGAATCTGCCAGCCGCGTACTGGTCAGCTCCACAAAATCCATGACCGGTCACCTGTTGGGTGCGGCGGGGGCAGTAGAGTCTATTTACTCTATTCTTGCGCTGCGCGACCAGGCTGTTCCGCCAACCATCAACCTGGATAATCCGGATGACGGTTGCGATCTGGACTTCGTTCCTCACGAAGCGCGCCAGGTGAGTGGAATGGAGTACACCCTGTGTAACTCCTTCGGCTTCGGCGGTACTAACGGTTCTCTGATCTTCAAAAAGATCTGA
- the acpP gene encoding acyl carrier protein → MSTIEERVKKIIGEQLGVKQEEVVNSASFVEDLGADSLDTVELVMALEEEFDTEIPDEEAEKITTVQAAIDYINGHQA, encoded by the coding sequence ATGAGCACTATCGAAGAACGCGTTAAGAAAATTATCGGCGAACAGCTGGGCGTTAAGCAGGAAGAAGTTGTGAACTCCGCTTCCTTCGTTGAAGACCTGGGCGCAGATTCTCTTGACACCGTTGAGCTGGTAATGGCTCTGGAAGAAGAGTTTGATACTGAGATTCCGGACGAAGAAGCTGAGAAGATCACCACCGTTCAGGCTGCCATTGATTACATCAACGGCCACCAGGCGTAA
- the plsX gene encoding phosphate acyltransferase PlsX, producing MTRLTLALDVMGGDFGPSVTVPAALQALNSNSQLTLLLVGNPDTITPLLAKADFEQRSRLQIIPAQSVIASDARPSQAIRNSRGSSMRMALELVKEGRAQACVSAGNTGALMGLSKLLLKPIEGIERPALVTVLPHQQKGKTVVLDLGANVDCDSTMLAQFAVMGSVLAEEVVGINTPRVALLNIGEEETKGLDSIREAAELLKQVPSINYIGYLEANELLTGKTDVLVCDGFTGNVTLKTMEGVVRMFLSLLKSQGEGKKSAWWLILLKRWLQKSLTRRFSHLNPDQYNGACLLGLRGIVIKSHGAANQRAFTVAIEQAVQAVQRQVPQRIAARLESVLAKSD from the coding sequence TTGACACGTCTAACCCTGGCGTTAGATGTCATGGGAGGAGATTTTGGGCCTTCCGTGACAGTGCCTGCAGCATTGCAGGCACTGAATTCTAATTCGCAACTCACACTTCTTTTAGTCGGCAATCCCGACACAATCACGCCATTACTTGCAAAAGCTGACTTCGAACAACGTTCGCGTCTGCAGATTATTCCTGCGCAGTCAGTTATTGCCAGTGATGCCCGGCCATCGCAGGCGATTCGCAATAGCCGTGGCAGCTCTATGCGAATGGCACTGGAGCTGGTAAAAGAAGGACGTGCGCAGGCCTGCGTCAGCGCGGGAAATACCGGCGCGCTGATGGGGCTGTCGAAATTACTGCTCAAGCCTATTGAGGGCATTGAGCGTCCGGCGCTGGTGACGGTACTCCCGCATCAGCAAAAGGGCAAAACGGTGGTGCTCGATCTGGGCGCTAACGTCGATTGTGATAGTACAATGCTGGCTCAGTTTGCCGTGATGGGGTCGGTGCTGGCAGAAGAAGTGGTCGGGATCAACACTCCCCGTGTTGCGTTACTGAACATAGGTGAAGAAGAGACCAAAGGCCTGGACAGCATTCGTGAGGCTGCCGAATTGCTTAAACAGGTTCCCTCCATCAACTATATTGGTTATCTCGAAGCCAATGAGTTGCTGACGGGGAAAACGGATGTTCTGGTGTGTGATGGCTTCACTGGAAACGTGACGTTGAAGACCATGGAAGGGGTTGTGCGAATGTTCCTTTCTCTCCTCAAATCGCAGGGAGAAGGTAAAAAAAGCGCCTGGTGGCTGATTTTATTGAAGCGTTGGTTACAAAAAAGCCTGACGCGGCGATTCAGTCACCTCAACCCCGACCAGTATAATGGCGCCTGTCTGTTAGGATTGCGCGGCATTGTGATCAAGAGTCACGGTGCCGCCAATCAGCGAGCATTTACTGTCGCCATTGAACAGGCAGTGCAGGCGGTGCAGCGACAAGTCCCTCAGCGGATTGCCGCTCGCCTGGAATCTGTATTAGCTAAAAGTGACTGA
- the fabD gene encoding ACP S-malonyltransferase, which translates to MTQFAFVFPGQGSQTVGMLSEMAANYPVIEETFREASDALGYDLWALTQQGPAEELNKTWQTQPALLTASVALWRVWQQKGGKAPALLAGHSLGEYSALVCAGVIAFADAVRLVELRGKFMQEAVPEGTGGMSAIIGLDDASIAKACEESAEGQVVSPVNFNSPGQVVIAGHKEAVERAGAACKAAGAKRALPLPVSVPSHCALMKPAADKLAVELEKITFNAPTISVVNNVDVKCETTPEAIRDALVRQLYSPVQWTKTVEFMASQGVEHLYEVGPGKVLTGLTKRIVDTLTASAINEPEAIEAALSQ; encoded by the coding sequence ATGACGCAATTTGCTTTTGTGTTCCCGGGGCAGGGCTCTCAAACCGTTGGGATGTTGTCTGAAATGGCAGCAAACTATCCGGTAATCGAAGAGACTTTCCGTGAAGCTTCCGATGCACTGGGTTATGATTTATGGGCGCTGACCCAACAGGGTCCGGCCGAAGAGCTGAACAAAACCTGGCAGACTCAGCCTGCTCTGCTGACCGCTTCCGTTGCGCTGTGGCGCGTCTGGCAGCAGAAGGGCGGTAAAGCGCCAGCCCTGCTCGCGGGCCATAGCCTGGGTGAATACTCTGCGCTGGTCTGTGCCGGTGTGATTGCCTTTGCTGACGCGGTACGCCTGGTAGAGCTGCGTGGTAAATTCATGCAGGAAGCGGTGCCAGAAGGCACGGGCGGCATGTCTGCTATTATCGGTCTCGACGATGCTTCCATCGCAAAAGCGTGTGAAGAATCAGCAGAAGGTCAGGTGGTTTCACCGGTTAACTTCAACTCGCCAGGTCAGGTGGTTATCGCCGGTCATAAAGAAGCGGTTGAACGTGCAGGTGCAGCCTGTAAAGCCGCGGGCGCGAAACGTGCGCTGCCGCTGCCAGTGAGTGTTCCGTCCCACTGTGCGCTGATGAAACCTGCTGCTGACAAGCTGGCGGTTGAACTGGAAAAAATTACCTTTAACGCACCGACGATTTCCGTTGTGAACAACGTCGATGTGAAATGTGAAACTACGCCGGAGGCTATCCGTGACGCGCTGGTTCGCCAGCTCTATAGCCCGGTACAGTGGACCAAAACCGTTGAGTTTATGGCCTCTCAGGGCGTTGAGCACCTGTACGAAGTCGGCCCAGGGAAAGTCCTGACCGGTCTGACAAAACGTATTGTTGACACCCTGACTGCCTCGGCGATTAACGAGCCGGAAGCTATTGAAGCGGCACTCTCGCAATAA
- the rluC gene encoding 23S rRNA pseudouridine(955/2504/2580) synthase RluC, translated as MKTETPAVKMVAIADDEAGQRIDNFLRTQLKGVPKSMIYRILRKGEVRVNKKRVKPEYKLEAGDEVRIPPVRVAEREEEVVSPKLQKVAALSDVILYEDDYILVLNKPSGTAVHGGSGLSFGVIEGLRALRPEARFLELVHRLDRDTSGVLLVAKKRSALRSLHEQLREKGMQKDYLALVRGQWQSHVKVVQAPLLKNILQSGERIVRVSQEGKPSETRFKVEERYEFATLVRCSPVTGRTHQIRVHTQFAGHPIAFDDRYGDREFDKQLAGTGLSRLFLHAAALKFTHPNTGETIRIEAPLDEQLKRCLKVLRG; from the coding sequence ATGAAAACAGAGACTCCAGCCGTAAAAATGGTTGCTATCGCCGATGATGAAGCGGGGCAACGTATCGATAACTTTTTGCGCACCCAACTGAAAGGTGTGCCAAAAAGCATGATTTACCGCATCCTGCGTAAGGGCGAGGTGCGGGTTAACAAAAAACGCGTGAAGCCTGAGTATAAGCTCGAAGCCGGTGACGAAGTACGTATCCCACCGGTGCGTGTTGCCGAACGTGAAGAAGAGGTCGTGTCGCCTAAGCTGCAGAAGGTGGCCGCCCTGAGTGATGTGATCCTGTATGAAGATGATTACATCCTGGTGTTGAATAAACCGTCGGGTACGGCAGTACACGGTGGCAGCGGTCTGAGTTTCGGCGTGATCGAAGGGCTGCGCGCGCTGCGCCCGGAAGCCCGTTTCCTCGAACTGGTTCACCGTCTCGATCGTGACACCTCTGGCGTGCTGCTGGTCGCCAAAAAACGTTCTGCCCTGCGCTCATTGCACGAGCAGTTGCGTGAAAAAGGGATGCAGAAAGATTATCTGGCGCTGGTGCGCGGTCAGTGGCAGTCCCACGTTAAAGTGGTACAGGCGCCGCTACTGAAAAATATTTTGCAAAGCGGTGAGCGAATCGTCCGTGTGAGCCAGGAAGGTAAACCGTCTGAGACACGCTTTAAAGTGGAAGAGCGTTATGAGTTCGCCACGCTGGTGCGCTGTAGTCCGGTTACCGGCCGTACCCACCAGATTCGCGTGCATACCCAGTTTGCTGGCCATCCGATTGCTTTTGACGACCGTTATGGCGACAGGGAGTTTGATAAGCAACTGGCGGGGACGGGGCTGTCGCGTCTGTTCCTGCATGCGGCAGCGCTGAAGTTTACCCATCCGAATACCGGCGAGACTATACGCATTGAAGCGCCGCTGGATGAGCAGTTGAAACGCTGCCTGAAAGTTCTGCGCGGCTAA